One window from the genome of bacterium encodes:
- the rpoZ gene encoding DNA-directed RNA polymerase subunit omega, with protein sequence MDKDQFLYDVKIEGITKYELVLLAARRAREINEMRINLEKKHETRLIEKEKPTIVAMKEILAGKIGYEFHDPDEQTEEAPQRGMKKTV encoded by the coding sequence ACCAATTTCTTTACGATGTCAAAATCGAGGGCATTACTAAATACGAACTGGTTCTTCTAGCAGCACGCAGGGCTAGAGAAATCAACGAAATGCGTATCAATCTTGAAAAGAAGCATGAAACTCGTCTTATTGAAAAGGAAAAACCCACAATAGTGGCGATGAAAGAAATATTAGCTGGCAAAATCGGATATGAATTCCACGACCCGGACGAGCAGACAGAAGAAGCTCCTCAAAGAGGAATGAAAAAAACTGTTTAA